The sequence below is a genomic window from Chthoniobacterales bacterium.
GGTCTGCCGCGGTCGCCGTTACAATCGCGAGACGCTCGAGCTGACCTACAAGGGCAAGAACATTGCCGACGTTCTCGACATGACGGTCGACGAGGCGGCGCGGTTCTTCCGGAACATTCCGTCGCTCTCCGACAAGCTCGACACGATGCTGCAGGTCGGCCTCGGCTATCTGCGGCTCGGCCAGTCGGCGACCACGCTCTCCGGCGGCGAGGCCCAGCGCCTGAAGCTCGCGAGCGAGCTGGCGAGGCGGGCGACCGGACGCACGATCTACATCCTCGACGAACCCACCACGGGCCTGCATTTCGCCGATATCCACAAGCTGCTCGAGGTGCTGATGAAGCTGCGCGATGCGCGCAATACGCTCATCGTGATCGAGCACAATCTCGAGGTCATCAAGACCGCGGACTGGGTGATCGATCTTGGCCCGGAGGGTGGCGATGGCGGCGGGCAGATCCTTGTCGAGGGGACGCCGGAGACGGTCGCGGCTTGCGGGCAGAGTCACACCGGGCGATACCTCAGCACCGTGTTGAACCGATGAACTGGCGTTGTTTGATCCTGCTTCTGGCGCTGCCTTCCGCGAAGGCCGGGGAGGTCGAGGACGCCATTGCCCGGGGCCGGGCGGCCCGGGCGGACGGCGTGCCCGAGGCGGCAATCTACGATCTCAAGAATGCCGCCGGTAACGCGGCCGGTCCCGCATCGCCGCAGGTCGTCGTGGAGCTGATGCGTTGTCTCATCGCGGCAGGCCGCGAGGACGAGGCGGTGCAGTGGGCGCGGCGCACGGTGTTTCGAACCGATCCGGCGGTCATTTTCTGGCGCGCGCAGGCGCTGGCTCAGCATGGTGATTACCGCGCTGCGCTTGCGGACTATCGCCGCGCGGCCGGGGCGGATGCCTCGCTACGAGTGGAGGCGGATCTGGGCAACGCCCGCATGCTGGAGGCGCTCGGCCGCACGGAGGACGCGCTCGCGGTCTACGCGAAGGTGCCGGCGGAGAGTGCGTGGAGCGTCGAAGCCCGGCTGGCGAGTGCGGCCATCCTCATCGACGAGACGCGATTCGACGAAGCGAAGCGGTTGCTCGAGGGGGCGGAATTTCCCGACCGCGCGGCGAAGGATCGGCAACGATATCTGCTGGCCCGCATCGCGCTCGAGAGCGGTGAAGTCGACGACGCTGACCGCCTCTACGAGGGATTCAAGCCGCGCGATCCCCGGCTGGCGGCGGGGTTGACGATCGGCGAAGCGGACGCGCTGCTGCGGCGGAGTCACGAGGACAAGGCGGAGGATCGCATCGAGACCTTCGTGCGTGAAAATCCAGGCAATCCGCTGATCGGCGACCTGCTCGCGAAACTCGACGAGGTGCGGAGCCGCGAGCGGGATCCTTCGAGTTCGACGCTCAAGCAGTGGGAGAACGACAACGACAATCCGATTCTTTCCACCACCGCAACATTCTACCTCGCCCGCGGTGACGAGCGGCAGGGTCGTCTTGACCGGGCGATCCGGAATTACCGCGAGTTCATTCGGCAGAATCCCGGCCATCCCCTGCGCGTAGTCGCGACGGTGCGTCTGGCCCGCCTGCTCGTTGCCGGCGGACAGATCAATGATGCCGCCGCGGTGCTGGCGGCCGCGGAGGCGCCCACGGATCGCGCGGACGATGCCCGGCTGCGCTTCCTGCGCGGGGCCACGGAATTCCAAAACAGGGACTTTGCCGCGGCCACAAAGACCTTTGTCGACGCCGCCAATCGCGAACCGGCAATCGCGGAAAGTGCCCTGGCCAACGCCGCCCTGGCGGCAATCGACGCCGGCAACGATCCGCTGGCGGCGGAAATTCTGAACGCACTTCGCAAGGAAAGCCTGGGCATGGCGCGGCGAATCGAGCTCGCGCAGGCCTTCCAGAATGCGCGGGCCGAGCGGCCGGACGCGGGGGAGCAGCTTGCCTGGCTGGCGAGCCAGGGCGGCATGATCGGCGAGCGGGCGCGACTGGCGTCGGCGGAGTGGCGTTGGGAGCAAGGCGATCGATCCGGCGCGCAGGCGGAGTTTCGGCGGATCAACAATTCCAAGGCCGCCGGCGTGGGCGACCAGAAGGATTATTTCGCGGTGTATCTGGCCGACGACGGCTCCGCGAGGTGCGTGGATGCGGTGGTGCAGGCCGCTCAGGATTTTCTCACGCGTCACCCCGGGGCTTCCCGGGAGGCCGACGTGCGGATGAAGCTGGGCGAGGTGCTCATGCGGGCCGGCGATTATCGCGGCGCCCGGGTGCAATTCGAGGAGGCCTCGAAGCACACGAATGACTCCGCGAGGCGCCAGAGTGCGCTTTTTCTCGCAGCCCGAGCCGCGGCCGGCAGCATGTCGCCGGAGGAAATCGACGCGGCAATCTACACGTTGCTCGAGGCGGTCGCTTCGGACAAATCCAGTGACCTCGCGACCCAGGCCCGGTGGGAACAGGCGATGCTGCAAAGCGCGCGCGGGCGGTTCGAAGAGAGCGTGAAGCTGCTCGATAGTCTCATCGCGGCAACGAAGGATCCGCGTCTGCAGTTCGCGGCGCGGTTGAAGAAGGGGGACGCGCTTCTCGAGTGGAGCCGGACGCAGCCCGCTCGCGCCGCGGAGGCGATCAAGGAATGGCGCGCCGTCGCCGCTTCGCCCGATGCCCTGCCCGCGGAACGGAACGAGGCGCTCACCCATGCCGCCAACGCCAGCGAGCAGATCGGCGACGGCGATGGCGCGATCTCGGCCTACTACGAGGTGCTCACCGCTCCGCGTGACCGGCAGGCCGAGTATTTCTGGTATTACAAGGCCGGTTTCGCGGCGGCCCAGCTCCTCCTCAAGCAAGGCCGCACGAAGGAAGCGGTCGCCATCTACGAGAAGATGGCCGCCGTTCCCGGGCCGCAGGCCGCCGAGGCGAAGGAGAAAGTAAAGCGCTTGCGGCTGGAGAACTTTATTTGGGAAGATTGATCTTCCATCCCATGGCTATCACCGATCACGTCAAGCTCTTCATTCCCGGCCCCATCGAGGTCTCGGAGAAAACCTTTCGCGCGTTCTGCACCCCGATGATCGGGCACCGCAGCGGCGACTTCAAAAAACTCTACGGCGGAATCCAGCCGCAGCTGCAGACGCTCTTCGGCACCACGCAGCCGGTCTTTCTCTCGACGTCCTCTGCCTGGGGCGTGATGGAAGGCGCGCTTCGCAACCTCGTCGCGAAGAAGGTGCTCAACTGCATGAACGGCGCCTTCTCGGACAAATGGTTCGACGTCAGCAAGCGTTGCGGCAAGGCCGCCGAGGCGTTGCAGGTCGAGTGGGGACAGCCGATCACGCCCGAGGCGGTGGACGCTGCGCTCGCGACCGGCGAGTTCGACGCGATCACGCTCATTCACAACGAGACCTCGACCGGCCTGCGCAATCCGCTTCCGGAGATCGCGGCGGTCGTTCGCAAATATCCCGAGGTGATGTTCATCGTGGATACCGTTTCGTCGTTCTCGACGGAGCCCATTCCGATGGACGAACTCGGCATCGATGTGCTGCTCACCGGCAGCCAGAAAGCCCTCGCGCTCCCGCCCGGCCTCGCGCTGTTCAGCGTCTCGGAGAAGGCTTTCGAGCGCGCGGCCACGATGAAGGATCGCGGCTACTACTTCGACTTCATCGAATTTCGGAAGAACCAGCAGGATGACATGACCCCGAGCACGCCGGTGATTTCGCACATCTACGCGCTGCGCTCGAAGCTCGAAGACATCTTCACCGAGGGCGTCGAGGCCCGCCACGCCCGCCATCGGAAACTCAACGGCATCGTCCACGAGTGGGTGAAGGCGCGCGGGTTCGAATTCTTCGCGCCGGAAGGCTACCGCTCCCTCTCGCTGACCTGCGTGAAGAACAACCGCGAGGTCGACACCGCCGAGTGGATCAAGCGGCTGCGCGAGAAATACCACTGCGTGATCGACGGCGGCTACGGCAAGATCAAGGGCAAGTCTTTCCGCATTTCGAACATGGGCGACGAGACCGAGGAGACGATCACCGAACTCCTCGGCTGGCTCGACGACACGCTGCCGGCGTAACGCTGGCGGCCCTCAGGACCCCACCACGGGCGGTGGGGTCGGCGTCATTGTCGGCGTGGGCGTCGGAGTTTCGAGAGGTGTGGGCGACGGCGTGGATGGCGCCGTGGCCTCGTGAATGCGCTCCTTCATGTCACTGGCGGCGTCCTTGATCGCGTCGCCGGCTTTTTGGAGCGTTGGCTGTGCCTTTTGCGCGGCTTCGCGCGTGGCGGCCGCGGCGCTGGCGGCCGCGTCTTTGGTCGCTTCCAGAGCAGCGGCGGCGGCTTCCTTTGCCTCGCGAGCGGCCCGCTGACCGGCCGTTTCTTCCGTTGGCGTCGGAGCGGGAGTGGGCGTCGGAGTTGCGTCGGCGACGGGCTTGGGGCCATCGCACGCGGCGAGGGCCACGGCAAACGCGCAGAGGGTGGGGATGAGTGTCTTCATACCGAAGGAGGTTCGCTTCCCGGTCGGGGAGTGCGCGGATTTAATTTGCGAGGCGGGCGTCGACATCGGCCTTCAGGGCCGCCCACGCGGCGGTGAGCTTGTCGGCAGCGATCGTTTTCGATCCCGCGACATCGGCCGTCGGCGCCTCGGCCGCGAAAAGGTAGAACTTGATCTTCGGCTCGGTGCCGGAAGGACGCACCGCCACCCGCACGCCATTCGCGATCTCGAAAATCGTCATGGCTTCCTTCGGCAGGGCGTCTCCTTCGCTGTCGATCAATCCGCCGAGCGAAAAATCGCGGACTTCCGTGACCGCCGCTCCGGCAATTTCCGTGGGCGGATTTTCGCGGTAGGAGGTCGCGAGTTTTTGAATCTTCGCCGCGCCATCGGCGCCGTCCATCACGAGCGATTCGCTGCGCTCGAGGTGCACGCCAAATTCCGCGAAGAGGGTGTCGAGCAGCTCGGGCAGCGTGACTCCCGTCGTGCGGGCGTAGGCGGCGACCTCGGTGAGCATCACGGCGGCGGCGTTGGCATCCTTGTCGCGAACGAAATCCGCGCCGCTGTAGCCGTAACTTTCCTCGCCGCCGAAGACGAAGGTCGTGTCGCCGGTCTTCTCGTATTTCGCGAGCTTCTCGCCGATGTATTTGAAGCCGGTGAGCGTCTCGACGCAGCGCAGGCCGAACTTCTTCGCCACGGCCTTCTGGAGGTCCGTCGTCACGAACGTCTTCACGATCACGCCGCTCGCGGCGGTGGCCGGAGTGAGTCGGCCGGACTCGAAGAACTTCATCGCGCGATACCAGGCCATGAGCGAGCCAAGCTGATTGCCCGTGAGCAGGTGCAGCCGGCCGTCGGGACCGCGCGCGGCGACGCCGAGGCGGTCGGCATCGGGGTCCGTCGCGAGCACGAGGTCAGCGCCTTCGGCGTCGGCCTGCTCCATCGCGAGGGTAAGGGCCTCGGAGTTCTCGGGATTCGGTGATTTGACGGTCGGGAAACGGCCGTCGGGAACGTCCTGCGAAGCGACGGTGGAGACTTCGCAGCCGATCTTGCGCAGGACGGGAACCGTGGACACGCCGCCCACGCCGTGCAGCGGCGTGAAGACGATTCGCAGTTTCGCGTCGCGGACGATCTGCGGGTCGAGGAGCAGCGTCTCGAGCTGGGTGATGTAGGCGGCATCGACCTCCGCGCCGAGCGCACGCAGGGTGCCGGGCTCGGCGGCGGGTTCGTAGCGCTCGCCGGCGACGGCGTTCACCCGGGCGATGATCCCGCTCGCGTGCGGCTCGACGATCTGGCCGCCGTCGGCAAAGTAGACCTTGTAGCCATTGTATTCCGGCGGGTTGTGGCTCGCGGTGAGGTTGATGCCCGCCGCCGCGCCGGTTACGCGCACGGCGAACGAGAGTTCGGGCGTCGAACGAGCTCCCTCGAACAGCCGGGCGTCCACGCCAAGGTCGCTGATGACTTTCGCCACGAATTCCGCGAACTCGCGCGAAAAATGGCGGGTGTCGTGCGCGATGCAAATGCCCGGGGGCGTCGAGCGTCCGGTCTCGGCCTGCCAGGCGAGCACGTAGGCGACGAGACCCTGCGTGGCGCGGCTGAGATTGTAGAAGTTCATCGCGTTCGTGCCGACGCAGGGGTGCTCTGGGCGATCGTTCGGGCCGCCGGCGCCCTGTTCGGCCCGGGTGACGACGGCGCCGATGGATTTCCCGCGCAGACCGCCGGTGCCGAAGGCGAGAGTGCGGAAGAAGCGGTTGTCGAGTTCGCTCCAGTTCCCGGCGGCGACGAGCTCCTCGATGGCAGCGACGGCCACGGGTGGGGGATCCTGCGCGAGAAAGGCGGAAAGGTTGTCGGCGGAGGCTTCGAGAAGGAGGCCGTGCGCGGCGGCTTCGCGGATACGGTGGGAAATATCGCTCACGGCGCGAGACGCTACAAATCCGTGAGGGGTGGCTCAAGTCCGCACTCGAACCGAAATGGTTTTCGCTTTTGGGCCGAAATTCCGCCGCCTATGGAGGAGGCATGCCGCTCAAGCGCTGCCCGAAGTGTGGAAAATATCTGACGCAGGAATCTCGCGACGCCTGCACGTGTGCGGACCGTCCGCCGTCCGGACCCGGGATGGACGGCGCGCGATTCGTGAAGACGCTGCTCGTCATTGCCGGGCTGCTCGCGCTGCTATCGATCGGCGTTTACCACGGCATTGCCTGCCTCCGCGAGCTTCACGGCCTCTCCGGGCTCTCCCATTGAGGCCGCGCGCACGGTGAGCCCTATTCGGGAATCGTCTCGCCGCGGATGAGGTCGTCGTAGTTCTGGCGTTCGCGGATCACGTTCCACTTCGTGCCATCGACGAGAACCTCGGGAAGCAGCGGGCGGCTGTTGTAGGTCGAGGACATCACGAAGCCATACGCGCCGGCGCTCAGCAGGGCGATGCGATCACCGCTCGCGAGCGGCGCAATGGCGCGGTCCTGCGCGAAGAAGTCACCGCTCTCGCAGACCGGGCCGACGACGTCCATCACGACGGGTTCGCCAGCGGCTTTCCGGAGCGGATGAATTTCATGGTGACCCTCGTAAAGCGCCGGGCGGATGAGGTCGTTCATCG
It includes:
- a CDS encoding tetratricopeptide repeat protein: MNWRCLILLLALPSAKAGEVEDAIARGRAARADGVPEAAIYDLKNAAGNAAGPASPQVVVELMRCLIAAGREDEAVQWARRTVFRTDPAVIFWRAQALAQHGDYRAALADYRRAAGADASLRVEADLGNARMLEALGRTEDALAVYAKVPAESAWSVEARLASAAILIDETRFDEAKRLLEGAEFPDRAAKDRQRYLLARIALESGEVDDADRLYEGFKPRDPRLAAGLTIGEADALLRRSHEDKAEDRIETFVRENPGNPLIGDLLAKLDEVRSRERDPSSSTLKQWENDNDNPILSTTATFYLARGDERQGRLDRAIRNYREFIRQNPGHPLRVVATVRLARLLVAGGQINDAAAVLAAAEAPTDRADDARLRFLRGATEFQNRDFAAATKTFVDAANREPAIAESALANAALAAIDAGNDPLAAEILNALRKESLGMARRIELAQAFQNARAERPDAGEQLAWLASQGGMIGERARLASAEWRWEQGDRSGAQAEFRRINNSKAAGVGDQKDYFAVYLADDGSARCVDAVVQAAQDFLTRHPGASREADVRMKLGEVLMRAGDYRGARVQFEEASKHTNDSARRQSALFLAARAAAGSMSPEEIDAAIYTLLEAVASDKSSDLATQARWEQAMLQSARGRFEESVKLLDSLIAATKDPRLQFAARLKKGDALLEWSRTQPARAAEAIKEWRAVAASPDALPAERNEALTHAANASEQIGDGDGAISAYYEVLTAPRDRQAEYFWYYKAGFAAAQLLLKQGRTKEAVAIYEKMAAVPGPQAAEAKEKVKRLRLENFIWED
- a CDS encoding phospho-sugar mutase, which codes for MSDISHRIREAAAHGLLLEASADNLSAFLAQDPPPVAVAAIEELVAAGNWSELDNRFFRTLAFGTGGLRGKSIGAVVTRAEQGAGGPNDRPEHPCVGTNAMNFYNLSRATQGLVAYVLAWQAETGRSTPPGICIAHDTRHFSREFAEFVAKVISDLGVDARLFEGARSTPELSFAVRVTGAAAGINLTASHNPPEYNGYKVYFADGGQIVEPHASGIIARVNAVAGERYEPAAEPGTLRALGAEVDAAYITQLETLLLDPQIVRDAKLRIVFTPLHGVGGVSTVPVLRKIGCEVSTVASQDVPDGRFPTVKSPNPENSEALTLAMEQADAEGADLVLATDPDADRLGVAARGPDGRLHLLTGNQLGSLMAWYRAMKFFESGRLTPATAASGVIVKTFVTTDLQKAVAKKFGLRCVETLTGFKYIGEKLAKYEKTGDTTFVFGGEESYGYSGADFVRDKDANAAAVMLTEVAAYARTTGVTLPELLDTLFAEFGVHLERSESLVMDGADGAAKIQKLATSYRENPPTEIAGAAVTEVRDFSLGGLIDSEGDALPKEAMTIFEIANGVRVAVRPSGTEPKIKFYLFAAEAPTADVAGSKTIAADKLTAAWAALKADVDARLAN
- a CDS encoding alanine--glyoxylate aminotransferase family protein, translating into MAITDHVKLFIPGPIEVSEKTFRAFCTPMIGHRSGDFKKLYGGIQPQLQTLFGTTQPVFLSTSSAWGVMEGALRNLVAKKVLNCMNGAFSDKWFDVSKRCGKAAEALQVEWGQPITPEAVDAALATGEFDAITLIHNETSTGLRNPLPEIAAVVRKYPEVMFIVDTVSSFSTEPIPMDELGIDVLLTGSQKALALPPGLALFSVSEKAFERAATMKDRGYYFDFIEFRKNQQDDMTPSTPVISHIYALRSKLEDIFTEGVEARHARHRKLNGIVHEWVKARGFEFFAPEGYRSLSLTCVKNNREVDTAEWIKRLREKYHCVIDGGYGKIKGKSFRISNMGDETEETITELLGWLDDTLPA